The segment CTAAGTTGTTTCTTGACATAAGGTAAATCTGATACAAATTAAGAATCATATTCATTTTGTTATTTGTATGACCAATATTCATAACTACAATAATGTCTTGGTATATTGTGGGGGGAAAATCCTTCATATTCACGTTATCATCATGAGAATTTGTAAGATTTCCGAAATTGTCTAGCTTATAATTGAAACAATATGGAAATACTGTTCCTAGTGGTCAGTTTCTGACTGACACTGAAGTCGCCTAGATAAATTCCAGTATCGATGATGCCTTGGTAGTTTCGTACCAGATGGTTAAACAagatgattaataaaattgggTATCCTGAACTTTAACAGGAAATGATAATTTTACGATGTAGTTTGATTCCTCTTTTATtattgataattgtttgttttttattacatatgtGTATTTACGGGGGTCACATAGATGAAATGAAGTCACGATAATATATCTGTAGTTTCGCACCAGATGTAGATACGggatggtatacatgtatatatacatgggTATTCGGAACCTTACTTTACAAGACTGAGAAGCTCTCGTGGTAAGTATGACTGTAAATGGACCTTAGCATAAGAAAGAACAATAATCCCGATACAATATTTAATGCACTTGACGTAGAAATGTTTCTGATAAATGTTTTGTTAATGTTGGCTCCTGGGTATGAAAGTTATACGTTCTATACGTCGGTAGTGGATATCAAAATCTACTGAAAAATCTATCATTATACTTATTAATGAGCTAGCACTACTGGATGAAAAAGTACTGAGACCGTCATATTTACTGATAATTACTGTGAATGCCCTGTTGGTACTGATAAGTTCATATGATTACTTATATTTTACTGTTGTTCTGATAATGTAtatcttttcacattttcgtctTCGCCAGATCTACTGCGCCATTTAATAATACTTAATACAACTTATCTCTGAGTAAAGGGAATcacatttgttcaaatgatggacCATATCCCCTTTAAGGAGCAGAAAATCCAAAATAGATGTGCCATTTAAAAACCATCTTCTTAAGAACGTCTGTgccaaaaaaattacaatttacataaaagcttcttTGCATAGTGTagcttcaagtttgttcaaatcattgtctACGGGCGAGGTGGGGCCATCATATGGAATAAAAGTTTTACACgggaaacattttttaaatattaatctCAAGAACAGAATCTCACCATTACTCTTACGTGGTTCATTCCAATTCTTAGGCCGTTCTCTTTACACATTGTTTCTTTTTACTGCGGATTGTTCTGCTAatttaatcaagatatagggcttaagACGGGAGCAATcaatcaacaggggatgtttactcctcctaggcacatgatcccacatCTAGTAtccccaggggtccgtgtttgtccaactctcaaTTTTACATTGTTGTATACTACTTGCATTCAATTAACACtggtgacctagattgttctagagctCGATGTTTACTTCTTGTGTACTGCTTGCACTCAATcgacacctgtgacctagattatTCTAGAGCTCGATGTTTACTTCTTTAGTAAAAAGATGACGTAATGATTGTCCTTTTACTATAAAATTAAGCTTTATGAAAAATACACAGTGAATTTTCATGATGAAAAAGCTCTGAATAGACAAGTACTTTAGGCAattttggattattttcataacTGGGAACTATGATTTTGGAATGTGTAGATTCACTTCGGCACAGATGTTGatatttattgttcaactacTGTAACttagtattttgctattgttacaaatttctttcaattattgattgtaaataaatataattaattgtTTGATTGTCTTTGTTAGTAGATTATGCTGTGCTATCAAAAGGGTTTGTTTTGACCCATAACAGTATTCTTTATTGGAGTTTTGAGACTGATCACCattcgttaacttcaccttttcGTATCAGTATACAAGCATATTAAGATACATgcagttcaaattcaagtttgttagatTGAGGGGATCCGTGGAGATAATTTGGGGTATTCATTATCATTAGGAATCCAAACAATTGTTCAAATGTAGAATTAAACTTTCACGCTAGCTGTCGAAGTTATCTGAAGGAAggaatttcaaaatatgacgTTTAGAGATAGGAATAGCATTTTTCGGGGGGAAATAGCATCAAGTTTAATGGTTGCAATTCTATTTAAATTAAAAGCATATATACTCGTTCAAATGTTTTCTCGTTTGGAATATGATATACAATTTTGTTCATAATTACGGATTTAGCATCGTTTGGAAAATGGTATATAATTTTGTTCATAATCACGGATTTAGCAGAACTATACCTCATTCCATTGACGTCGACTGACCgatattgttttatcattaaaccagacacacacacacacacacacacacacacacacacacacacacacagagagagagagagagacagagagagagagagagaaaacaaattgaacacttttaactTTTGGGCTGTGGCTATGTATAATGTCTGACTGAATTGAAATATACTTTTCAGAAGAAGACATGATGAAATACATTGTTTTCTGTGGTTTACTGGGATTCGCATTTGCTTGCAGTAAGTAATTTCACAATGATATCACTACAATGGaaatatgaagaaattaaaagaaaactttacatACAGAACTTGTAGTGCAGggaatataaagaaaattgcaTATCATAATATAATCACGACATTCGTAAtgatttcatgtaaaatactggAATATGATCCTTCCGACATCTGATAACATTATTCTCATacgcaaaattgaaaaaaaaaatacaaagcaAAACgcaattatttaatcaaaaacgagagaaaagtaaaaaaaatctaaattaagAAATTGTGATATATAGAAATGAATAAATCCTGACCTTTTCTACAGGAAACATTACAAACAGGACCTATGGTTTGAATACTTGgcattttatgttttgtttaggtctgttatcaaataaataatgcatgTCGTTGTTGaaggtaacattgaaaattgtcACCCATCAAAAGCTGTTGTCAAATTTTCtcgaaaacaaaatatttgaaaacataaattcacaaaaatgtacGATGTATTGATGTATAAATTATGTTTTAACAGATAGTACAGGATATGGAAATGTTGCCTTCACAGCCCTGGTGTCCAAAGACATAACAGTAGCTTCTATGGCTGTTGTAAAGTATGATCACGTGTTGACAAATTTGGGAGGAGCCTATCAACCGAAAACTGGGGTTTTCACCGTCCCCTATAACGGCATCTACACCATCTCCTGTAGCTTACTGAGTCATCCAGCTAACTACGTTCATCTAGATATCATGAAAAACAAAGCTGTATTGTCTACGTTGTTTGCTGCAGCCAAAACTCACCCACACTCCGGTCAGACATTGCAGCTGGTATTAAAGAAAGGTGACAAAATATGGGTTAGGAACGCTAACAACAAACCAAGAATGCTCCATGACCGTAAAGTGTATAATATGTTTTCTGGTGTTCTAATCCAAGAGTGTTTTGACgatcaataaaacaaaactatGAGAGAAAAAGCATTTTGAATTTGTCCTTTtcttgttgtttaatgatacatCAGATTATACATTGGAGTAATTGAGAACATGTAACTATCTCGATGGGATCTTTCTAAAATTGTTATTATAATCCAACATATTCATATGTAACATAAgatgacaaataagttgatgttacaggagtttcaaataaaatttccgtgtttgcccaactcttattttgaattcctggtaggatttatgagattgctGCTGTTAGTTTTCACCTTATAAACCTATACATTGCTTTTTGTCCTGTAATTAGCTATTTGCGGTGCTACATTTTCCCAAACATCTGCCCCCATGCGAGTCTCTCTTTGGCGAAGGAAAGTAAGGTTTTTGgtacaatgtatttattattgtaaaaatcattaaatCTTAAGAGCTCCAATCCCTTTTCCTGCAAGTGCCCTAgtcatttgaaatgaaattagacACATTTCTGATTTTCTCAAAACACTTGAGCACAACTTTTGAACTTTTCCCTTGTTGGTGATTAACAGAAATGTCATAACGTTATATTGAGCATAGTTTCCGAATATAACTTTTAATCTAGTTTTCGGTGCCAATTCAATGCGGAACTTCTAAATTAACAACAAATCTACGATTAACAGTGACGGATTTAACGTAGGTCGTGGGTTTGCTTACGTCATCGTTTTCAGGTACGGAAATCCTACGACTCAACGTCTTTTTACGTGCACATTCAATTGTGATGTAACAGTTGTCTGAATAAAGTATACATGGGTCACTGACTGAATATAGAGAACgtaatactttatatatatcacataaataTTACCAACAGTCATTATCGAAGTAGAACATGCTTCGTTTCATTTTGTTAAGTCTTCCTTTCGTTTCCGGTGCAAAATTTCGGCTAGTATTATGTTTTATCCTGTTAATGTATAAAGTTTAGCAGCGGACAACTTTGGGAAGTGAGACAGCTGGTGATATTGGGAATGCTTTTTTTTATAAGCGTTTTAGAACCCGGGAAGAAACGGACGGAAGTTCCCCAGTTCATGAAAGTTTTATTCAGAGATTTAACGCGTTTATGGCGgacatttgaaaatggcgagttcataattttattcctaCCCCATCATACAAATTTCGTGAAGATCGGACAACATTGAATAATTAAAAGCTTTAAGCAGAGATATCctataaagaaatgttttaatgtatCCTGCCGCAAATGTGTCTGAAAACAGTTCTAGAACTCCTGGAAAAAATGAGCAGCCGTTGTTTAAACAttgaagtccccccccccccccgccataACTTTGACGTGTATTTGGTGTCGAGAGAGAAATAAAGAGATAATCGATCAAATTCACAAACGAATGCCGGTATTGTGGAACAGTAAgtaaacaatacatatattcTAGTAACGTTGAATCTTACAACTGTCCACCTCAAGGAGTGTTTAAAACTCGCTGTAAAATTAGCTAGACATGCAGGACTGACTGCTTGTAAAAGTTCTTAGCCTTACCAAAGACCTACTAGCCCTGAGAAAataactgcatttttaaaaattatttttacatgtattactacatgtatctatcttctAATGAAATACGATGGACTTAATTCgtttctagtacatgtacattatattttattgaaattttgatatacggtagaatatgcagtaaaatgtactaaattgacAAGGTCTGTCCATTTTATTACAGGTAcaataatgaagttgattcATCTAAATTTCATTTAGCGGAAATTTTATCACGTCCTATCGAGCGTCTTTACCAAGAAATTTATTCGCCCGTGATATTTATGCGTCTCGGGCGGTCAGACgcacggttatttcaaacactgcaaCGGGCTGAAGACTCTGAATGGAAAAAGAACAAGAGAGTGAAGTTGGTCGAAAATTAGAAAAAGTAGCTGACGTTCCAAGTGAATCTGCAATACAAGTTTAAAACAATTATAGTTTTAGACCGCGTTCATGTTTTTGAGGGGTTGTTTGGCTTGGGAAAGAACGCATTTCTATGTGTTCgtgatggtgtgtgtgtgtgtgtgtgtgtgtgtgtgtgtgtgtgtgtgtgcaataaaatatgttcaaatcatatAACCTATCGTatatcgtacatgtatgtacacgcATCTacattattttaacattttggttttttttgcattatttatgatttacagTACTCATGTTCTTAGTTTCTATATCTaaaatacaacaacaacaacaacaacaacaaaaaacccagtTATTTCTTGATAGGAATAATTTACCATTAAACAATCACGGGTCTATCAAACGAAGTAGACATAGGGAGATCAAGATAAAAACACTTGCTAAAATGATATTTGAATTAGACAgtttgaaatttggcatgcaagtagttaaaacaatAATCTATGCAAAGAGACTGTCAAATTACGAACATCGCACCttgtttatgatttttaagGCATTTGATGCgagtagatattttttttatttggttcagagttagacccctttctatatttatggtatcacagagttcaggCCCAAAATGGGCTTAGCCTCCTGTGGATCATGTATAAAACTGCATGTATGAATTAAACATTGTATAAAGCAAACAGCAGCTTCCTaggttttacaaaaaaaactttaaaaggtTTTGTATTCTGCATTACATTGCTGATGTACCTGGTCAAACCAAGCATGATATTTGGAATTCTATGATGACAATATATTTTGATGCAAAAGTAGTTATATTCTTCATCACACATGTCTGTAGATATACTCGAATGAAGCATCGATGTAAACTTGACATTCACCTGTGTACAGGTTCAAGATAGATTAGATAACTTCACATGTATAACGGAGGGGTTACCATAAGTATGATTTCTGTAGGTATTCTGATCGATGGTTCACAGAGTCATTGTCTTTGACTCGTTTCAATGACAACATTAGCAATCTCTATCAAGATGCACCTTGAAAAGCACGATATAAACTTCACTTATAGGAAGTTTTgattaataaaacattttagATAATGCATTCATTAGTTTATCAATGACAACTATATTCAAACTCAGCAACCTGTTATCAAGTAATTGTAGTTTGTTGCATGTAAGTACAAGGactagtacatgtaactaaTATCTTACACCTTGACACATCCAGCTCTACAGACCTTGTTGATGTGTCATTTATTCTGTGTAAAGTAATATTGAATATTCTGTATAATTTTCAATCCATCCATACATATAGAAACTCTCTATTCTCTGACTTCATTTGTGGGAATAACAGATCTCGaaagatttgattttattcaaaacaAGGATATTTTCccgatttttaaaattcttggtcatgatataaatttttcaaaatttgattatCATTTAAATGTTCTTTTAACATATACTAATCAAAAACACCTCACCTCCATATTTGAGAATCACATGATCAATCTGTACAGCTACaaaagaaaactttaaaaaatcgtCAGCACGTGCATTATTGAATGCTATTTTTGTGTATTGCGACTCTTACGACAAAATGACCAGAATTTTTTTAACACGAATCAGAATGCATATAGTGTGCAAATAAGTGCAGCATATACACGTATGTCTAGTACTGTTTAACTCTTTTTCTCTATTCTAATTTTGTCCACAACAGGCTTTGGTGTTTTGTGGTAAAGAAtgcattttatatataaatgaataaaaaggaGAGAAAAAGTGAGATACAAGGATTTCAGTGTATTACTAACTTTTAGTTTAAATTACATATGTTTCTTCTGTAGATGGCAAACACATTTATTAATTAACTCCCACATATTATTAGTAGCTGTTTTCCGCCTGCTCCGACAGTGGATAGATTGGggctgatcaagatatagggctcacggcgggtgtgactgggaatacttgctcctcctaggcacctgatcccacctctggtatatccagggatccgtgtttgtccaactctctaatttgtattgctgatagcagttatgactgttcgttatattcacctttcatcatgaGCATTATTCAGGGGATGCTATTAATGTCAAAAATGAAACCTAGAGGTCATTGAATTCACAAATAAAAAGTTAATCCATTTCATCCCCTTGTGCAATAGAAGTTATGCTTACCGGTATCAAAATGTTTTTAGGACTAAATCATTGAAAAAAGAATTTTTGAGTAAGATGAATGGGATAAATACCGTTCGTGAATAGAAAtacatttcaattttcattgttaaatgaaaatctttaaaggcTTAGAAACATGCATGATTACCCAgttttgaatttagaaaatttaatttttcaggAGATCAGGGAGCGAATACAAATCATGGTCAGTTCAAGGACAACATCCCCTTCCTCAAGGATACAGTATGCCACCACAGGCGCCTCCTCAGTTCCAGGTTTACCCTCAGTATTCATCCGGGCCACAGATGACACATCCCCATCCACcggttaaagctgacatgaattaataaatacgtacacctttctcatcttatccgccatatttctctcaggtagcctaatttactctacccgtatataccccatatgtgattgtcacacctgagtgatttgtctaggtggactcgaccagtgcacatctccgatagtaatatatagggaatgagaaacaaataaaatcacattttaaaacattatgctttgctcaaaattacaaaatattggttgtatactaatgcaacattctggaactttagataagttagacaaaaatgaaaaaaaagaagcttttcttgcatactcgCAAAAAAGTGTATGaaagtatttgcattttcttataaaataaatgcggataaatcatttgcaaattatatattgatagaatggaataagcaagagcataaaatatattatttatatcaattcttgcaaaataaaggtgcataccatatgcataatatgcaatgcagAAGGTAtattcgccaaaaaaaaaacgtaTCAAATACGGGCTTCTATTCAACAGgcatcggagatgtgcacttgccgaaaatattagattctctttattctgataaatccacgaaa is part of the Ostrea edulis chromosome 2, xbOstEdul1.1, whole genome shotgun sequence genome and harbors:
- the LOC130051666 gene encoding complement C1q-like protein 3, translating into MMKYIVFCGLLGFAFACNSTGYGNVAFTALVSKDITVASMAVVKYDHVLTNLGGAYQPKTGVFTVPYNGIYTISCSLLSHPANYVHLDIMKNKAVLSTLFAAAKTHPHSGQTLQLVLKKGDKIWVRNANNKPRMLHDRKVYNMFSGVLIQECFDDQ